In Limanda limanda chromosome 3, fLimLim1.1, whole genome shotgun sequence, the sequence TCATTACTCCGACCAGACGAGGAGACGTGTTCAACGAGTACGTCTGCAAGTGCCAGCCGAGCTTCGAGGGAGCGCACTGCCAGACCAGTGAGTTTCTTGTGGTTTTCATTCATAACCTTGAGCTGCCCTCTATGCCCTctgacctgcactgaactccggcAATTCTCCACAGCTCTTGGTGATGAGGTCCAAAGTTCTCAATGTGCTGtagacaaaaacatgtgatctccacagcgGCGTTTATGAATTTATCACCTCCTGCATTCCCCCAGGCTCTGGAGATGATCCTGTTTTTGTAAACGTGTCAGATCTGGACCATCTCCTGCTGCGTAtttgaaaggcaaactcctaaAAATGTCTCCACTTGTCAGTTCATGTCTCAAAACGACTTTACACTGACATCTTTTTAGAGTCAATTGAATTCACATCCATCTTCATACCACCTCGTCAGTTTCTTTGGATTTAATGACCTCAATAAAAAGGAGAGAGCATCAAGACGATATTGATGGATTCAACAGAAAGTAAGAGAATTAGGTCAGTATTTGTCCGTGTGAACACGCGAGCTCGTTCCATACTGTCACAGCATCAGCAGGGAAAGAGAAGTGCTGTCAGCTCAGCAGTTCCATGAATGGGTCTCATTCAGTCGCCTCTGCGCTCACTCGGTTTGGCTAATTAGTAAGTTGGAGCACTTCAAGTCTCTTAGCATGCAAACGCCTCCCACCGAGGTCCAACACTGAATCTGTTTGTGCTTGAGCTCAACCAAATCAGATGAAGaatttgataataataacaaatccTCTTAGAATAATGACTAAATTGGCTTTtgggggttttgtttttgtttgggaCTTAAAAGATTGAGAGAAGGATGGAAATCTGGGATTATATTCCACAAGTGTGAATGTCATTATCAAAATCCTCTGGAGTGTTTACCCTCAGCTTTGTGTGCATGACGGCTGAGGGCTAAACTCATACTGACGGAAAGGAGAGAATTATAGTTTTAAAATATAactcaatgctttgtgaaggaAGGGCTCACCCTCCCACTGCCCACGGTCTGACCACCAATTGCAGTGTTTTTTGCAGCCCGGTCATCGACTCCCAGTCATGTTCTAATTTTGACTCAGACGTCATGGGCTGGACTGGTGTGGAGGTGCTGGGATGTGGTAGAATCTGTCCCTTGTGTTAAAGTGGAATGCGGTGCTCAGCAGTGTCGCCTCACCGCAGGAAGGTTCCCATTTTGGCCGGGGtccttctgtgtggagtttgcatgatCTCCCCAGTGTCTGCTCTGGTTTTCTTTTACTCCTGCCCAGTACAGAAACCCTGTGGTACACTGGTCATCTGTCCAGAGTCTACTCCACCTGCTCCAGCTCCCCATGCAACCCTAGAATAAGCAGAAAAGACGATgcatggatgaatggatggaagCTACTTCAGAGACTTAAAGGATGAAACAGCAACTGTTGCATTTCACTTGCAAATCATCCAATGCTGGATGCCATGTTTCATTAATTCACACTTCCTTGGCTTGAACAAGTAGTCCCAGTTAAGATGAAGATATGTTGAGTACAGCCTTCACAGGGCAGGTGTGGGCTGTCGGGTTTAAAGAACGAAGGCCTTGTTAGGGTAATTTGTTTGTCAGTGTTACACGCAGTGCTGTGCCAGTGTTGTCACTGCCATACAGGCATTTGTGTCTAAGTTTGAGCAATCCTCTTAGTGTTAGCTGGAATAAGAATTAAAAAGGCCCATGTAGCTTACGTCAACCTGACATCTGCTTTAGTCTGGTTTCTCAGTACAACAGGTAAGATGAGGCAACACGACTGTTCACATTAACACTGacttatatttttaattatgtCATTACTTTGCATAAAGAAGCTATACAGGGATAAATAACTAGACaaatggatatatatatatatatatatatattggcctaatatatgtatatgtgacATAAACAGCTTTGTAATACACCTCATACAAACATACATTGTGTGTACATTATGTTTTGAttgtaaagtttattttaacCTAAATGCAAAGTAGTTGTTGAATCagctttaaaaatagaaatgaaaacCCAGATATATAATTGTAGTAATGTTCTGTAATGTTATTGACCAAATCAAATGACTATAGGTTTTCATTATCAAGTTATCGCCAGTTTCTGCAGCGCCACCTAGTGTCCCTCAAAAACTCAGAAATCCATCTGCACATTGAAGAGTCAGTCAAATTGATTTATAGttttgtttaattgtgtttgAATGATCAAGTCTTGATTTGGcttttctctgtggttctgtttGAAGATGAGTCAACAAATAGTTCATATTCGTTGCTTTCTATTGGAAACTCTGGTTTTACCCTCTGATTTATACATAAACATGTTGTCAAAGGGCGCCACCTTGTGGAGCTTGGGGAGTGTTTCATAGTTCCCTTTGTTTAGgctgggaaacaggaagtgaagacagactTACTAtttgttgctatggttactgTGGAGGAAAACAGCAAAATACTGGAAAACTTCCCCTGCTGACTAATCTCCCTCTCAACTGGAATAAAAGATGTTTCCTGAAGAGCCCGGTTGAACCCAGAGCTCACTGAGTTCATTATTAGTATCATCCCATAAACACACTAACAGATGgtaacacaatataaatataacttaATTTATCTCTGGTTTCTTTTTACATTCAGTGATGATACAAAATACAATTATcagctgtgacctttgacctgcccCTTTAAACCCCAATCTCCACAGCTTTGCCCCTCGGGGTCATTCCTGTCATCAAGTCAGATGTACTCTCtcccctgttctctctctctgaatgtgAATGATCAGGTGTGACCATACTGTGAtgttattccccccccccagatgTGAACGACTGTGCCAAGCAGCCCTGTAAGAATGGGGGTGCGTGCAGAGATCTGGATGGAGACTACACCTGCCAGTGCCCTTCTCCGTACGTCGGGAAGCAGTGCCAGCAACGTATGTTCACCTACTCTGATGTACATGTTCAGTTCTGTATTCATGTGACTGCAGCTCTATTTCcttaaaagtttaaaatgtacAGGAGTTACTGAACATGCTGCCAATTCAATATAATGATTGATTTGataataatattcaatattagCTACAGCGTTGGTTTCCAGTTGAGAAAAGCTTGGAAAGGTAGAGGAACAATTAGAACACAAGTTGATGTAAGTCCTCCTTTCTTGTTATCTCCCAGGTTGCATTTCTCTGCtggggatggagggaggtgCTATCGTGGAGTCCCAGATATCTGCTTCCTCTGTGCACTACGGCATTCTGGGTCTCCAGCGCTGGGGCCCGGAGCTGGCTCGGCTGAACAACCACGGCCTCGTCAACGCCTGGACGTCCGACGCCCTCGACCGGAACCCCTGGATCGAGGTGAGAGACGCCAGACTGAGAACATGACCTGACACTGTGTGGAAATGttgagcagagcagagagaagctgtttCTGTTAGAATATTTGTTAGGCTTTCTCAGTAAAAGGACCCGATCGCAGACCAagaaaatacttatttatttaaaaaaggaaaaaaccaaggatccaaaaaggcaaaaaatgacagcagcaaaaaaacagaaaatccaattcaatagttggcaaaaacagaattccaaaaaaaggaaaaaacaaagaggatcaAAAATCAGAATGTCAAATATCATACAAGATAACAGACCTAAAAAACTCAGAATCctggcatggcttctcacaggCAACAACGATCCAATCCCACAGGGGACAACAGaaagacacaggtgaacaaatcaggcaaacactcagggtgatgatagggaacaggtgagggggaaaaagagcgggaagcagcagagggcggagtctccggacaataacaaaaaacacatggcctgacaacataaacacaacaagcacatgacaacataaataaacagggggaaacacatggaacaacaaaacacatgcaggaggtaCAAGGTAAAAAAGTCTTAGATCACCGTGATCTTAACTATATTAATCCAAAACGTTTTTCACCGGATGTACGTGTTATATCTTAGTTCACTAACACTTTTGCTGTTGACCTCAGATTAATATGCAGAAGAAGATGCGTCTGACGGGCATCATCACTCAGGGCGCCAGTCGCCTGGGCACCGCTGAGTACATCAAGGCCTTCAAGGTGGCGAGCAGCTTCGATGGAACTACCTTCACCTCACACAGACTGGACGGCCAACGCAGAGACAAGGCGAGACTTTAACTTGCATTAATCAGAAGTTACTGAGGATGTGATAAAtgctcttttttaaaaatgttcctcaCCTCATCTCCCGTGTCTGTGTCCTGCAGATTTTTGTGGGCAACGCAGACAACGACGGCACCAAGACAAACCTTTTCAACCCTCCAATCGTGGCCCAGTACATCCGCATCATCCCTGTGGTTTGCCGCAGGGCGTGCACGCTGCGCATGGAGCTGGTCGGCTGTGAGCTCAATGgtaaacacactgaaaacatcCAGCTGTGACGCACATAGCGAGTGTAGGATGGCAACAGTAGTTAAAACACAAATGGGAGAGATGTGATGTTTCCATTGTGAGCAAAGATATTATTGTTAAATTCCTGCAGTCAGGAGGAGTGAGGAAAAGCTCTTTGGTTTAACTGTCCCTCTGTTTCTTGTTTCACTGTGTTGATTTCTTCTTACTGTGGTCGCGCTCACGAGCACAATGTCTGTCAAAGAGTTTATTTAAACAGCGTAACATCTCCCTGGGGTTTGACCACATAGAAAATGTGAAGTATAAACAGTCCTATGTGGGAAGCCACAGAAAACAGCCcctcacagacagagacacacttaTATGGGGTTTTGTCCACCTCAGTCCTTTTGTCCTTTGTCTCCAACAATTACACCATTCAGAGAAACATGTTAAATGTGTACACACTTTTTTTGCATGTGTTCCTGTGCATGTCTATTTCTTCTATTGCTTCTTTTTTGTTATTGGTGTGTGTAAAAATCCTTTTACGCAGTCTCTTCTTCTTTAAatggtggtggcagctgatttgtcttttcttcgGGTGTATTCACTTATcgttcccctcctcttctccactccTTCTCCACTCTTCTGCTGCtatccctccctccgtctctgcaCCTGCTTCGGATTCACAGTCTATTCAAACACGGCAGGTTGTTCAGAGCGTCTGGGGATGAAGTCTCGCCTCATCTCAGACGAGCAGCTGTCGGCCACCAGCTCGTACAGCACGTGGGGCATCGACACCTTCACGTGGCACCCGCAGTACGCCCGGCTGGACAAGCAGGGCAAGACCAACGCCTGGTCCCCGGCCCACAACAACCGCTCAGAGTGGATCCAGGTGAGGAAAACCTCAGTGGTTAAATGTCATCTTTGGTGAAAATGTCTTTTGATCCCAGCCGATGTTGCAGAGAGActcactgtttggtttgttcctTCACTCAGGTTGATCTGGAGAAGACAACGCGTCTCACAGGCATCATCACTCAGGGGGCGAAGGACTTCGGGGTGGTGCAGTTTGTGTCGGTGTTTCAAGTTTCTTACAGTAACGACGGAGAGTCGTGGGACACGGTGAAGGACGAGACCACCGGCTGTGATAAGGTCAGACATGTATAAATCcctgaaatgtattttctaaCTGTAAAGGTTCTGTGCTTCTTAGTaagttaagctgctttcagacttcAGCGAGTTGGATCTAATTTGTGGATTTATCAAAAAGCAGCTCAGCTCAGTTTGATCAACAGTCTCTGATGACAGTTATTTATTAAGCCGTTTGGTGGACGTCCTCACCTAAAGTACGTTATTGGTTTggttatataaagatggaggacatgacgactccccaaaagtgaggccaaagtgtctcaatcacacccctggtggctggctgcagtactgGTCACAAATGTGAATCCTCCATGAACcaaacaaaaagtcaaaatacatgtCAGGTCAATTTTTCTGTCATGCTATGAAATTGGGGCGAGACGTCAATTTTACAATTGGTCAACCATGTGTTTCGCCGGTACCTCACTACCGTGGCTACagcatttctggatagtggaagGATGTGCAACTTAGACTTATATTAGTCAGTCAGCAGAATTGTTTTTCATTGGAAAGCTGAACTGAACCTGCTTTATACAGAACAATTGTTGCTCAATAAGTAACATTTTTGCTTTAACCACAACTTTTTATTTGCAGCTTTTCCAAGGCAACATCGACAACAACTCCCACAAGAAGAATCTCTTTGAGCCCTCGTTCTTCGCCCGGTACGTCCGAGTCGTCCCCTGGGAGTGGCACGAGCGCATCGCTCTGCGCATGGAGCTGCTGGGCTGCGATGACTAGAAACTCATCAACGACCATTTAACTGTGCTCCGCGCTCATCCACCGGCTCCTCCTCCGCTGACCCCTGAGGAGATTTTGCATTGGGTGGAGATTGTGTTACCTGAATAGCTTGGACTTTTAACACTTTTAGCACTTTTTGACTAGTGACTTttttatggtttatattaatACAAGCTCGTACAAGTGGTCGCAGAGAGCCGTCTGTTGAGTGTCTGTGGATTCAGTAGCTTTTGATTGAATATGAATGAAAATTTGCACAGATTTGCTCTTTGTACTGTTCACATGTTGTAAGAATCCAGGTAGATTTCAGCCGCTCTCGTGTCTGGAGACGTGATCATCGTGTTCTTCACCGCTTCAGTTCTGCTAAACTGACAGATGACAAACATCCTCTCCACCTTATTCACTCTATTGTCCTGATGCTGTTTTCTTATTCCAGCCCAAACTAGCATTATAACGCAGGGTCTGTGCAATATTTGCCATTTTGAACTATCcagtaaaagaaaatgtgtccaGGATTAGAGaattaaaaatattcaaatttgaaCTGCAGCACACCGATGGACTCAATCAATCGATCTAACTACAAAGATATCATGGGCTTTTTGGAGTAGGTTTTTCATGTGATGTTGacttttttacacattttaacagGTTTATTTGCTTCAGTCTTACAtgtaatttaattataatttaatcctttttacAACAAATGTGAAATATGTAGAAAAATGTCTTGAAATAAGCATATTTtgcattatttgtttttcaattcgCTGTTGTTCTTGAACTAAgactgtttattaaatgttaCAAGAAAAGAGACTTTGATATGCTTTCATATACTGATTGTCACCAGTTACATACCACTAAATCTAATGATCCTTATACACTCAAAGATTGTTTATCATCTTGAAGTTGTTTCTGCATCTAAAATATGATGATATAATTATTCTAGGTGGCTATTCTAACTAAAGATTAACTCAGTATTAAATGGATTCTGCTAAAGAAGAATAGGTTTGTTAATCGACCTGGAATTATTAAAGATTTGGATGTTTTTCAGAAGGAGTAAAACTATCATACGTGTTCTTTAGGAATTTATCGGGGGCTGGATTCAGAGCACGTGCTGAGTAGTTGTTCTGAGGTGCAATTTTCCTGATTGTGTAATATTGCTGCAACATCTCAATTTGAGGGACTGGGGGGATAGACCGGCTGTCGCTTGGATGCTGGTTTCCTGCACAGAGCCCACACTCTGCAGTTTATGAGAGTAATGACACCCTGTTAGCCCCTCATCTGGCGGCTCAGATCCCAGTCCTGCTGCGCCTGGCCCCGGGCTACAGCTTTCATCTCCATGAAAGGAGGGACGCTGcatctctgtcctcactgtgaaAGTCTGCGCCCGCCGTATGTGGACTTGCATTTTGTGTATGTTTTCCAGCGGGGTTTCCAATAAAAGATAATTCcaggaaaacacagcagcaaacaTCTGCTTTCAGAGAGTTAAGGAAGGATGTAAAGAGGTTTGTCGCCCGAGAAAATCTTCCACACAATATGAGCCTTTTTCTTCTGGTTTAAACTACTGGGATTTAAGTCACTTATGTTTATAGGACTATTAAGTCATTGTGAATAACTTTTAATAAAATCATAATTATACTTCACTTCATGCTTACCTGAAAGCAGATTTACCAGCCTTTACTGTacataagaaaataagaaacttAATGGTTCAAGAGAAATAACATGGTGCTGAGACTCAAAAGAAGTCTCTCAGTAAAATAAATTGCCTTTTTATaaaatctttttatttacagttctaCAGTTAATACAAATGGATATTGGAggaaaaatctaatttaaatttaataatcttCTCTGAACTgttaaagattaaacaaaaaacGTGCTTTCCCATCTTATTATTGCAAATTAACATGAACTTTAAATGTGCAgtgtataattatatatatatatgcatattgaCTTTAATGACAGTAATTCTTATTATAACATCAAAATAGaacaagacacacagacaagaaATCTGTCAGCATGAAACAGAAGAGCCATAGAGGCATCAACACATAAACTAACAAGAGTTATGTGGTTTTTCAATTGCTGAAATACTAAATGAATCCAAACAGTTTGTGAATGTGAAATTCAGCCTCTGAAATATAGAAACTAAAAATTTCAGGTTTCGTGTTATCAGGCTTCTCCTGATAAATGAAAGTGGAGAAACGTCTCTTAGCTTCAAGATTTAGCTTAACTTCTCTGAGCTTCTCTTCACTGACGctggcagcagcagacagaggaggtgagagagctgCTGTTCCAGTTGTGGCAGCAGAGCAGCACTAACAGCTCTGCTCCTCTTATGAGAAAAGTCAGAATTAACAGAAAGTATTAACAAAACTTAGTCACACCTGTTTTATCATCAAGGACTGGATCTTTAACTCCTGCAGTAACACCAGTGTCTCTAATGGACTCCTGAACATCTTTTCCAGCATTAGAGCTTTTTCCTTCTGAGGGACCTGAAGGCAGAACATCAAGGTTTTTTGGTAAGTGAAGAAAATGTATACTTATATAGATAAATTAGAAAAGTAATGGTGTCTTAAATACTCTTCATAAAATGAGTTATGTGTCTCTACTGAAATTCCTTtagagttttttttcctttttgttgtaGTCACCTTGCATCCAGGTGTGTTATGATCCTATAACACTTGTGTTGTTAATAAAACAGTAAGAGCCTGATTGAAATGAGGGAAAGATCTGATGCAAATTAGAAATtatttgaagaaacacttttggagcataaacattttaaaaactgttcaGGTGGCAGCTTTACTTTATCATGGAGAACAGTTTGTTAACAGGGTGAGATGCTGCCTTCTACTGGAACTGTCGTGCCACTACATGAAGACCACAATGAGAATATTTCTCTCCACAGGTTTGATTCCATTAAGGATCAGGGTTCATCATCACAGCctggatggtgatgatggtgatgatggtgatgatgatgaagatgtgtTGGCTGATGTTGGGGGCTCAGCTGGCCATCGCTGCCCCCACAGTCCCAAACAATTTCTCCTACCACGACATCAAAGAAAGTACgacatgtttgtgtatttcatcTAGCTTTGTGTTTTAAGTGAAAATGCTTTAGAAAAGAGAgcaatgttttcttttgaacCCCCAAACCCTAAGCTCAGCTCTTGGATGCAATGTGTTTATTTCCCATAGTTCCTGTGGGTGGTGTGAGGATCCACATGGCCCCTGCTCAGGCAGCAGTGTTTGCAGCTCAAGGGCAGAATGTCACTCTGCCCTGCAGGTTTTGGTACGAGCCTGAGTTGAGCTCAGCCAGAAACGTGAGGATCAAGTGGTCCTGGCTCCCTGCGGCTGGAGGACATGAGACAGATGTGCTGGTGGCCATCGGCTCCCGCACTCGAAGCTTTGGGGCGTTCAGGTGGTTCGACTCAGGACAAATAATTATTGTACTATTGTGTTATTTGTGGCTTTGTGATCTTGTTTGTCTTGAACCTCAAGTCGCtgttggtgtctgtgtgtcagggGTCGTGTGCAGCTCAGACAGGATTTCCCAGGAGACGCTGCCCTGCTGATGCCTGGACTCCAGCTGAAGGACACGGGACGTTACCGCTGTGAAGTGGTGGACGGGCTGGAGGACAAGAGCACAACCATTGACCTGGAGCTACAAGGTCAGTCAGTGAAGGATGTCTGAGCGTATGGACAGTTTGTACTGTATGTGATGGGTAATGATAAAGTCTGAGTGATGGTAGTGCTGATCAAAAAAACATATGTATGACGTCTCTCCGTTTAGATTTTGAAGAGGATCAAATGACATAAGAAATCAGACATTGAAGATTTTAAAGTAACCTGCCTCAAAGGTCATATATATTATAGTCATTGCCACTAGATGTCGCACTAGCACCACAATCTCAGACATGGCACGAGGGCCTTTGACCTGCCTGCACCGTTCTGAGTAATACTAATGACAGTTGCAGTAACAGTCGTAGTAACAGAAGCAGTATGAGTAAATGTACAGCACAGTAGTATCACACAATTTGAAGTATTTGAAGCCCACATGCTTTGTGTTACAGTACATCAGAGAGTAGTGACATTGTTTCCTCCCCCCCAGGTGTGGTGTTTCCCTACCAGCACCTTCAGGGTCGCTACCACCTGAGCTTCCTGGGAGCCCAGCGGGCCTGTGAGGAGCAGGACTCCTCCATCGCCACCTTCACGCAGCTCCTCCAGTCCTGGAAGGAGGGTCTGAACTGGTGCAACGCAGGCTGGCTGGCCGATGGCACGGTCCAGTACCCCATCACCCGACCCAGAGGGTCTTGCGGGGGGCAGGACCTCGCTCCGGGGGTTCGGAGCTACGGCAGATGGCACCTGCTCCCTCATCACTATGATgtcttctgcttctcctcctccctcccaggTGAGAAATTCTTCCTCATCACTATCATTATGATAAGAGATGATTTTCCCAAATAACATCACAAAGGCTCAGTTACAAAAAGCATTACTACAGACTCGAtactttctttcattttgaggCTTTAGACTCTTATTTGAATCATCTTTTGTGATATTTCTAATTACCTATTGGGAAATCTCATTATTGACTAGTAACCAGATTATTTGCTTTAATCAAATAGTTTACACTTACATATTATCAATCATATAATAACCTACTTTCAAGTTCACAATTAAATCCAAGTCACAAAAGTCCAAAAAAAATCTCACAAGACTTTAGTGgaaatctgtcagtttgttgtCTGATGTCTACAGTTTTAAGTCTGAAACAAGATAACATTTTAGAGGCTGATCAAGTCTGCAGAACAATCTCGAATAAATGTGTTTCCTTCAAAGGGAGAGTCTACTATCTCCAGCCCTTCCACAAGATGAGCCTGACCGAGGCCCGGCAGGCATGTCAGGCGGACGGAGCAGAGGTCGCCAAGGTCGGACAGCTCTACGCTGCCTGGAAGTTCACAGGGTTGGACCACTGTGACGCCGGCTGGCTGGCCGACGGAAGCGTTCGCTACGCCATCAGCCGGCCGCGTGAGAACTGTGGCCCCTCTGAGCCGGGGGTCCGCAGCTTCGGCTTTCCACCGCCACAGCACAAGCATGGAGTCTACTGCTATAAATCAGTGGAGGAATGAGTATAgatcacagcagctcctctgttggGTCAGAAATTTCAAGTTGGCTCAGATTATTTTAATACATGTATCCTGCTGAGCGTCATAATACTGTGTAAAGATGTTTTCAACCTATGTCTATGTTTGTTTCATGGCATAAACTGGTGAAATGAACATTTCTACTTGAATTTAAACTGAGAATAAATTCAAGTGTGCAGACTTTGAGTGGAGATTATTCTGATACTGACACATTTACTGTGTAAACATCAACCTCAAGTCAGTTTCACATAATCAGTTTAGATACAATGCAAGAAATATATCCtctaattattaaaataattcataCTAATTATTAAAAGAAATGCTTGATTTGGTGTCTCTGACTCTCCATACAGAAattgaacatacacacacagacatgtgatTTTGTTGGTATAGCACAAGTGCTTCCCAGGggtataaaataataaaattagaatttaaaataataataattaaaaaaaaaagttgtggtTTCCTCCTCATACTTTCACATCCTGCCCAGCATCCTCTCTGAATTCTAAACAGACGTCTTCTTGTTTCGATTGATTCTTTTTGACCTTTCATGAAACGTGTGGAGTATTTTCGTTTTCTGCACGTCCACAAGGGGAGAAACCCacagggaaaaaaactgaaaaccaaAAATGTGAAAGATTTCCAACATGATAACTCATCTGCATGATTAATTCCCTAGTAGAGATAAGAGGGACACAATCATTTCTTTGTTGCCAAAACTTCATTTGTGTATTCGATCACAGAGGTCATGTccaatattatttaatttgaatgtaaAACAAATGGTTCAGCTTTCTCTAAACCTTCTTTCTTTCACTCCTTCATCCTTTATAATTTAGACGTCTCAGCCTGacagtgtgtgatgtttgcaGGTTTATTGTGTTAAAGATGAATAAAGTGCCTGCAGCTCTTTGAACAATAGAACATCTTTACTTCTGGGATTCACGGATCTCAGCAGCTTGTGAGAACAGACAGCTTTCCCAGACAATGGATCCCAGGAAAATGTTGCTGTTCACCCGACTTAAcctgagaaaaacaagaacaataccaataacaataataataattacaccaacaatacaaataataataattacac encodes:
- the LOC132998609 gene encoding lactadherin-like isoform X1; this translates as MRRPGIVSSVILSAASLLVCLVSVRGNYCEVNHCHNAGTCVTDVGDDPFICICADGFGGDTCNLTETGPCSPNPCKNDGSCEIITPTRRGDVFNEYVCKCQPSFEGAHCQTNVNDCAKQPCKNGGACRDLDGDYTCQCPSPYVGKQCQQRCISLLGMEGGAIVESQISASSVHYGILGLQRWGPELARLNNHGLVNAWTSDALDRNPWIEINMQKKMRLTGIITQGASRLGTAEYIKAFKVASSFDGTTFTSHRLDGQRRDKIFVGNADNDGTKTNLFNPPIVAQYIRIIPVVCRRACTLRMELVGCELNVYSNTAGCSERLGMKSRLISDEQLSATSSYSTWGIDTFTWHPQYARLDKQGKTNAWSPAHNNRSEWIQVDLEKTTRLTGIITQGAKDFGVVQFVSVFQVSYSNDGESWDTVKDETTGCDKLFQGNIDNNSHKKNLFEPSFFARYVRVVPWEWHERIALRMELLGCDD
- the LOC132998609 gene encoding lactadherin-like isoform X2, which translates into the protein MRRPGIVSSVILSAASLLVCLVSVRGNYCEVNHCHNAGTCVTDVGDDPFICICADGFGGDTCNLTETGPCSPNPCKNDGSCEIITPTRRGDVFNEYVCKCQPSFEGAHCQTNVNDCAKQPCKNGGACRDLDGDYTCQCPSPYVGKQCQQRCISLLGMEGGAIVESQISASSVHYGILGLQRWGPELARLNNHGLVNAWTSDALDRNPWIEINMQKKMRLTGIITQGASRLGTAEYIKAFKVASSFDGTTFTSHRLDGQRRDKIFVGNADNDGTKTNLFNPPIVAQYIRIIPVVCRRACTLRMELVGCELNGCSERLGMKSRLISDEQLSATSSYSTWGIDTFTWHPQYARLDKQGKTNAWSPAHNNRSEWIQVDLEKTTRLTGIITQGAKDFGVVQFVSVFQVSYSNDGESWDTVKDETTGCDKLFQGNIDNNSHKKNLFEPSFFARYVRVVPWEWHERIALRMELLGCDD
- the LOC132998860 gene encoding hyaluronan and proteoglycan link protein 3-like, with amino-acid sequence MVMMVMMVMMMKMCWLMLGAQLAIAAPTVPNNFSYHDIKEIPVGGVRIHMAPAQAAVFAAQGQNVTLPCRFWYEPELSSARNVRIKWSWLPAAGGHETDVLVAIGSRTRSFGAFRGRVQLRQDFPGDAALLMPGLQLKDTGRYRCEVVDGLEDKSTTIDLELQGVVFPYQHLQGRYHLSFLGAQRACEEQDSSIATFTQLLQSWKEGLNWCNAGWLADGTVQYPITRPRGSCGGQDLAPGVRSYGRWHLLPHHYDVFCFSSSLPGRVYYLQPFHKMSLTEARQACQADGAEVAKVGQLYAAWKFTGLDHCDAGWLADGSVRYAISRPRENCGPSEPGVRSFGFPPPQHKHGVYCYKSVEE